Proteins from one Sabethes cyaneus chromosome 2, idSabCyanKW18_F2, whole genome shotgun sequence genomic window:
- the LOC128735833 gene encoding uncharacterized protein K02A2.6-like, with amino-acid sequence MAQANDEFMQALSAMIVQTLRTSIGNAVEQANIGPRNPAGDAAAPTPKVPSFSMNEYRSAEGTSVSDYLNRFEWALQLSHIPEGQYAHYARVHMGAELNNALKFLVTPRNPAEVPYEELRATLVNYFDRTKNKFVESIKFRQIVQQKGETVAQFALRLKQGASHCEYGNFLDRMLIEQLLHGLEATDTCDEILAKKPETFHAAYEIAHTLEATHNTAREVNTGTLSPNPETANKLGYENSRYRKLTQPDCRPSTSYPAQQRQRNFESLGGRQQSSSYNDRVSDPCNGCGGHHLRNHCRFRNARCNNCNKKGHIARVCRSTKVNLQNSSTDEVQSQEDAVSELDSIQSLSQVYDVHSIGKKMINVQIEGRSLQMELDTGAPCGIIGETMLKAIKPRLSLLPTDRQFSSYSGHRINCIGRTPVNVSVGAATRRLNVYVVSGKSEALFGREWITHFADQINLNRLFAPGVPVNSLATTALSQKEEAKLSELLEHFSDIFSDIPGKLVGPPAKVHLKPDVSPVFARAHDVPLALRERYATEIDKKLASGFYQKVDFSEWASPTHIVVKKNGSIRITGNYKPTVNPRMVVDEHPIPRIDSIFNKMKGAALFCHLDITDAYTHLPIDNEFSHVLTLNTTTHGLIRPTRAVYGAANIPAIWQRRMETVLQELDNVVSFYDDIIVFANNFDDLLLALTNTMERLKVNGLRLNRSKCVFAVPFLECLGHKIDHQGLHKSDKHIEAIRDAPRPSTPDELQLFLGKATYYSSFIPNLSSRARSLRDMLLTDPFKWTPEAEKAYHDLKHALISPQVLMQYDPTLPVVLATDASKTGLGAVLSHRLSSGIERPIAYASCAMSKTEQRYPQIDKEALAIVWAVKKFFHYLYARKFTLITDHKPLTQIFHPEKSLPTLCISRMANYADYLAHFNFDIVYKPTNLNTNADYCSRIPGKLEHSDIDSLPLREGGNSEDDFGLFALHQMQQLPVRAEHIARETRKDLHLGKIIQELELGRNLAQLGYKAPEAKYTIVANCLLFEHRVVIPPTLRQPILNDLHAAHIGVVKMKGLARSFVYWPGIDSDIECMVRSCTECARHAPAPAKFSNHHWEYPKGPWERIHVDYAGPVAGAMLLIIVDAYSKWFEVKITHSTTTSATIKILDDVFTAYGAPITLVSDNGPQFTAAEFDSFLQANGVKFHKLSAPYHPATNGQAERYVQTIKNALKAMNTTNNTLQTNINKFLQQYRRAPHAETGESPAKLFLGRNVRTRLDLVRPQNLNTRISEKQQAAFDPSFRSFELGQHVYVLSGNPRMDKWISGIVAARLGDLHYEVVYNGKRLKRHVNQMRRFDGCTISDNGTTGVAKRRVRFYGDTMTSPDQRCNSPCSTSLERSSVSTSSPDARFLTPRSSPEQHQESLPFILRRSDRSRRPPLRYSP; translated from the coding sequence ATGGCCCAAGCCAATGACGAATTCATGCAGGCGCTATCTGCAATGATTGTGCAAACCCTCAGAACGTCAATCGGAAATGCTGTTGAACAGGCGAATATCGGTCCTCGGAATCCTGCTGGAGACGCTGCTGCTCCAACACCGAAAGTCCCGTCATTCTCTATGAACGAATACCGGTCCGCAGAAGGGACATCCGTTTCGGACTATCTCAACCGATTTGAGTGGGCGCTGCAACTGAGCCACATACCAGAAGGTCAGTACGCACACTATGCCAGAGTTCACATGGGAGCTGAACTGAACAACGCGTTGAAGTTCCTCGTAACCCCCCGGAATCCTGCAGAAGTACCATATGAGGAACTACGTGCTACGCTGGTCAACTACTTTGACcgaacgaaaaacaaatttgtaGAAAGCATCAAATTTAGACAGATCGTCCAGCAAAAAGGTGAAACGGTCGCGCAGTTCGCCTTACGATTGAAACAAGGTGCATCACATTGTGAATACGGTAACTTTCTGGACCGAATGTTGATCGAACAACTTTTACATGGACTCGAGGCTACAGATACGTGTGATGAAATCTTAGCAAAGAAACCAGAAACGTTTCACGCTGCCTACGAAATCGCGCACACGCTAGAAGCAACCCACAACACAGCACGAGAGGTGAACACAGGGACACTATCGCCGAATCCTGAAACCGCAAACAAGCTCGGTTACGAAAACTCCAGATATAGAAAACTAACGCAACCTGATTGCCGTCCGTCAACATCATACCCGGCACAACAGCGACAGCGAAATTTCGAGTCGCTAGGTGGTAGGCAGCAATCCAGTAGTTACAACGATCGGGTGTCGGACCCCTGTAATGGTTGTGGCGGTCACCACCTACGGAATCATTGCCGTTTCCGTAATGCAAGGTGCAACAATTGCAACAAGAAAGGCCATATTGCTAGAGTGTGCAGATCAACGAAGGTCAATTTACAAAATTCTTCCACCGACGAAGTTCAATCACAAGAGGACGCAGTTTCTGAGCTTGATTCGATACAGTCGTTAAGCCAGGTGTACGACGTACATTCGATCGGGAAAAAGATGATCAACGTGCAGATAGAAGGGCGGTCTTTACAAATGGAGTTAGACACCGGAGCACCATGCGGGATTATTGGAGAAACAATGTTAAAAGCTATCAAACCGAGACTTTCGCTGTTACCAACGGACCGACAATTTTCGAGTTACTCCGGTCACCGTATCAATTGTATTGGTCGCACACCTGTGAACGTATCTGTCGGAGCTGCAACGCGTAGGCTCAATGTATACGTAGTATCCGGAAAATCTGAAGCCCTCTTTGGTCGAGAATGGATCACACACTTTGCTGACCAGATCAACTTAAATAGACTTTTCGCACCCGGCGTGCCTGTCAATTCGCTTGCTACTACCGCACTAAGTCAGAAAGAAGAAGCTAAGTTATCAGAACTACTGGAACATTTTAGTGACATTTTTAGCGACATTCCCGGTAAGCTTGTGGGACCACCAGCAAAAGTGCATTTAAAACCAGATGTATCACCAGTTTTCGCTAGGGCACACGACGTACCCCTTGCCTTACGCGAACGTTATGCAACAGAAATCGATAAAAAACTCGCTTCAGGATTTTACCAAAAGGTGGACTTTTCGGAATGGGCATCACCGACACACATCGTCGTGAAGAAAAATGGTAGTATTCGGATCACCGGTAATTACAAGCCAACCGTCAATCCGAGGATGGTCGTCGATGAACATCCAATACCAAGAATCGactcaattttcaataaaatgaaGGGAGCTGCCTTgttttgccatttggacataaCCGATGCCTATACACACTTGCCAATCGACAACGAATTCAGCCACGTACTTACGCTGAACACCACGACACACGGGCTTATCCGTCCTACGAGAGCGGTTTATGGAGCTGCCAATATCCCTGCTATTTGGCAACGCCGAATGGAAACCGTCCTTCAGGAGCTGGACAACGTCGTCAGTTTCTATGATGATATTATCGTTTTCGCAAACAACTTCGACGATCTACTGCTAGCGCTAACAAATACAATGGAAAGGTTGAAAGTAAATGGTTTGCGGCTCAACCGATCAAAATGTGTGTTCGCCGTACCGTTTCTCGAATGTTTAGGGCACAAAATCGATCACCAGGGACTCCACAAGTCGGATAAACATATCGAAGCCATCCGTGATGCTCCACGCCCATCAACGCCAGATGAATTGCAGCTTTTCTTAGGTAAGGCAACTTATTATAGTTCATTCATTCCGAACCTTTCCTCTAGAGCCAGAAGCTTACGCGACATGCTTCTTACCGATCCGTTTAAATGGACACCAGAAGCTGAGAAGGCTTACCACGATTTGAAACACGCTTTAATCTCCCCGCAAGTATTAATGCAATACGATCCTACATTGCCGGTGGTTCTAGCAACGGATGCTAGTAAAACGGGCTTGGGTGCTGTGCTTTCACACCGACTTAGCAGCGGAATAGAACGGCCAATAGCCTACGCTAGCTGTGCTATGTCCAAGACAGAACAACGATACCCGCAGATAGACAAGGAGGCACTTGCCATCGTGTGGGCGGTGAAAAAGTTTTTCCACTACCTTTACGCTCGAAAGTTTACGCTCATTACTGATCATAAACCTCTTACACAGATTTTTCACCCGGAAAAATCTTTACCTACACTTTGCATCAGCCGTATGGCAAACTACGCTGATTATTTGGCCCATTTCAATTTTGACATAGTTTATAAGCCAACTAATCTGAATACAAATGCTGATTACTGCTCACGAATTCCAGGCAAATTGGAGCATTCCGATATCGACAGCCTGCCTCTGCGCGAGGGAGGAAATAGCGAGGATGATTTCGGACTATTCGCTCTTCATCAAATGCAGCAGCTACCAGTGCGCGCTGAACACATAGCACGAGAAACACGTAAGGATTTACACCTCGGAAAAATCATACAAGAACTCGAACTGGGCCGTAATCTAGCTCAACTAGGATATAAGGCTCCAGAAGCAAAATACACTATTGTTGCCAACTGCTTGCTATTCGAGCATCGCGTAGTAATACCGCCCACTCTTCGTCAACCCATTTTGAATGACCTACACGCAGCGCACATCGGAGTGGTGAAAATGAAAGGACTAGCACGTTCATTCGTTTACTGGCCTGGAATCGATTCAGACATCGAGTGTATGGTAAGATCATGTACAGAATGCGCACGTCACGCACCTGCCCCTGCGAAATTCAGTAACCACCACTGGGAGTATCCAAAAGGTCCATGGGAGCGTATTCATGTGGATTACGCTGGCCCGGTAGCGggagcaatgctgctgataattGTCGATGCATACAGCAAATGGTTCGAAGTAAAAATCACCCATTCTACGACGACATCCGCCACGATCAAGATACTGGATGATGTATTCACTGCATACGGTGCCCCTATCACACTGGTGTCCGATAACGGGCCGCAGTTTACTGCTGCAGAGTTTGATTCTTTCCTACAGGCGAACGGGGTGAAGTTTCACAAACTTTCGGCTCCATACCATCCAGCTACTAACGGGCAAGCTGAACGATATGTCCAAACAATTAAAAACGCACTGAAGGCGATGAATACGACAAACAACACATTGCAAACAAACATCAATAAATTTCTGCAACAGTACCGAAGAGCACCTCATGCTGAAACTGGAGAGTCACCGGCAAAACTGTTCCTTGGTCGGAATGTTCGAACACGACTTGATCTGGTTAGACCGCAGAATCTTAACACTAGGATTTCCGAAAAACAACAAGCAGCCTTCGATCCTTCGTTCCGGTCATTCGAATTAGGGCAACACGTCTATGTTCTTTCCGGAAACCCCCGAATGGACAAGTGGATTTCGGGAATAGTGGCTGCCCGTTTAGGAGACCTGCACTACGAAGTGGTTTACAATGGGAAACGTCTGAAACGTCATGTAAATCAAATGCGAAGGTTTGACGGCTGTACAATCAGTGATAATGGTACAACAGGTGTGGCAAAACGACGAGTGCGTTTCTATGGAGATACAATGACGTCACCGGATCAGCGATGCAATTCACCTTGCAGTACTTCGTTGGAACGTTCGTCCGTTTCTACAAGCTCACCAGATGCCCGATTCCTGACTCCTCGTAGCAGTCCAGAGCAGCATCAGGAAAGTTTACCGTTCATTTTACGTCGCTCAGACAGATCACGCCGTCCCCCTCTTAGATATTCACCGTAG